One window of Verrucomicrobiia bacterium genomic DNA carries:
- the rpsO gene encoding 30S ribosomal protein S15: MIASEKKQTIVADLQKEKNDTGSPAVQVGILTERIRELTEHLKVNKHDFMARRGLLQMVGKRKRLLKYIAQKDSQAYLDLIKKLGIRR; the protein is encoded by the coding sequence ATGATTGCATCTGAAAAGAAGCAGACAATCGTTGCTGACCTGCAAAAGGAAAAGAACGACACCGGCAGCCCCGCTGTGCAGGTTGGTATCTTGACTGAGCGTATCAGGGAGCTCACCGAGCACCTCAAGGTAAACAAACACGACTTCATGGCTCGCCGTGGTCTGTTGCAAATGGTTGGCAAGCGCAAGCGTTTGCTGAAGTACATCGCACAAAAAGACAGCCAGGCTTACCTGGATCTGATCAAAAAACTAGGTATTCGTCGCTAG
- the pnp gene encoding polyribonucleotide nucleotidyltransferase, with the protein MSTINPFGKKVITVETNFCGKKLSLEVGRVGFRTSASVLARYGDTVVLGTAMVSEKSVGHMDYFPLSIDYEEKMYAAGKISGSRFIKREGRPSDDSVLIGRLIDRPIRPLWPKGFRYEVQGVASVLSLDPAFRPDMIAMIAMSAAFMLTGAPFDGPVAGIRVGMKDDKYQAFMTAEELDTGKLDLVVAGTENGVMMVEAGANEATEEQVADAITWAQEAMQPAIKLQKDLVKKVGVVKKEYEVLLPDDSIQKEVDKWLAGKLGEKLRAPYPERNVLVASLRDEFHKAFAEKHGEDYDDKRGSYEDAMTLAIHKDVRQEIVKKKIRPDGRKLEEIRTLSSEIALLPRAHGSSIFTRGMTQALNIVTLAPLSYAQMVDTMEKQGERRYFHHYNAPGYTVGEVKRLGSPGRREIGHGYLAERALTAVLPEESEFPYTIRSVTEIMSQNGSTSMAATCSSCLALMDAGVPLKRPVSGIAMGLMLDGDKPYIMSDIADAEDFAGDMDFKVTGTTEGITALQMDMKVHGLSPDILRQALAQAKAGRAHILEHMLTTIKEPRAEMSPYAPRVESIQINPDKIREIIGKGGETINKIIAETGAEIDIKDDGTVFIASPDKASIDGAIKYIKNLTEDPEIGTIYKDAPVVSVMDFGAFVQILPGKDGLVHVSEMKEERVNKPSDVVKEGDLVTVKLVAIDERGRLNLSMKQAARELNDKKK; encoded by the coding sequence ATGAGCACCATCAATCCCTTTGGAAAAAAAGTAATAACCGTAGAGACTAACTTCTGCGGCAAGAAACTCTCGCTCGAAGTAGGGCGGGTTGGTTTTCGTACCAGTGCCTCAGTGCTTGCCCGTTACGGTGACACTGTTGTACTTGGCACAGCTATGGTCAGCGAGAAGTCCGTGGGTCACATGGACTATTTCCCATTGAGCATCGACTACGAAGAAAAAATGTACGCCGCCGGCAAGATTAGCGGTAGCCGATTTATCAAGCGCGAAGGTCGTCCCAGTGACGACTCTGTACTGATTGGCCGCCTGATCGACCGACCTATCCGACCCCTATGGCCAAAAGGCTTCCGTTACGAAGTACAGGGCGTCGCCTCTGTGCTCAGTCTGGACCCAGCCTTTCGCCCTGACATGATTGCCATGATTGCCATGAGCGCCGCCTTTATGCTTACTGGTGCACCGTTCGACGGCCCTGTTGCAGGTATACGTGTAGGCATGAAGGACGACAAGTATCAGGCCTTTATGACCGCCGAAGAGCTAGACACCGGCAAACTCGACCTGGTGGTGGCCGGTACCGAAAACGGCGTCATGATGGTAGAGGCCGGCGCTAACGAAGCGACCGAAGAACAAGTAGCCGACGCCATCACCTGGGCCCAAGAAGCTATGCAGCCTGCTATCAAGCTGCAGAAAGACCTGGTCAAGAAAGTTGGCGTGGTCAAAAAAGAATACGAAGTCTTGCTACCTGACGACTCCATCCAGAAAGAGGTAGACAAGTGGCTGGCCGGCAAGCTAGGCGAAAAACTACGGGCACCGTACCCAGAACGCAACGTCTTGGTTGCCAGCTTGCGTGATGAGTTCCATAAAGCCTTTGCCGAAAAGCACGGTGAAGACTATGACGACAAGCGCGGCAGCTACGAAGATGCCATGACGCTGGCCATTCATAAGGATGTCCGCCAAGAGATCGTCAAGAAAAAGATTCGTCCAGACGGCCGCAAACTAGAAGAAATCCGCACGCTCAGCAGCGAAATAGCCCTGTTACCACGGGCTCATGGTTCTAGCATCTTCACCAGAGGCATGACCCAAGCCCTGAACATTGTGACCCTGGCACCGCTCAGCTACGCTCAGATGGTAGACACCATGGAAAAACAGGGCGAGCGACGCTATTTTCACCACTACAACGCCCCTGGCTATACGGTTGGTGAAGTAAAGCGCCTCGGCAGTCCTGGCCGGCGCGAAATTGGCCATGGCTATTTGGCCGAACGAGCTCTGACAGCCGTGCTTCCTGAAGAGTCGGAATTCCCCTATACCATTCGGTCAGTGACTGAAATAATGAGCCAGAACGGCAGCACCAGCATGGCAGCGACATGTAGTAGTTGTTTAGCGCTGATGGATGCAGGTGTGCCGCTCAAACGGCCAGTCAGTGGTATTGCCATGGGACTGATGCTGGATGGCGACAAACCTTATATCATGAGTGATATCGCAGATGCCGAAGATTTTGCCGGAGACATGGATTTCAAGGTAACCGGCACCACGGAAGGTATCACAGCGCTACAAATGGACATGAAGGTCCATGGACTAAGCCCCGATATCTTGCGCCAAGCACTCGCCCAAGCCAAAGCAGGCCGCGCTCATATTCTCGAGCACATGCTGACTACCATCAAAGAGCCTCGTGCCGAGATGAGTCCCTACGCTCCACGGGTAGAAAGCATTCAGATCAACCCAGACAAGATTCGCGAAATTATTGGCAAGGGTGGCGAGACTATCAACAAGATTATTGCCGAGACCGGTGCCGAGATAGACATCAAAGACGACGGCACGGTATTCATCGCCAGCCCAGACAAGGCAAGCATCGACGGTGCTATCAAGTACATTAAGAACCTGACCGAAGACCCCGAAATAGGCACTATCTACAAAGATGCGCCTGTGGTGAGTGTCATGGACTTTGGTGCCTTTGTACAGATTTTGCCTGGCAAAGATGGCCTGGTGCACGTATCAGAAATGAAAGAAGAGCGTGTTAACAAGCCAAGTGACGTGGTCAAAGAAGGCGACCTGGTGACTGTCAAGCTAGTAGCTATAGATGAGAGGGGCCGCCTCAACCTCAGCATGAAGCAAGCCGCCCGTGAACTAAACGACAAGAAGAAATAA
- a CDS encoding uracil-DNA glycosylase — protein MAKKDDLEQLKAKILADNVCQDLAAQATQIVFGDGSADAQIVFIGEAPGKHEDLQGLPFVGAAGKFLDEMLEMIGMQRKDIYITNIVKYRPPNNRDPLPEEKAVFLPYLQAQLDIIQPKLVATLGRHSMNCFLPDLQISKVHGQPKRHKGRVYLPLFHPAAALYNGGMRQTLIDDFARIPLILDKIKA, from the coding sequence ATGGCAAAAAAAGATGATTTAGAACAGTTAAAAGCCAAAATCTTGGCAGACAATGTGTGCCAAGATTTGGCTGCCCAGGCCACGCAGATTGTGTTTGGTGATGGCAGTGCAGACGCCCAGATCGTCTTTATTGGTGAGGCTCCAGGCAAGCACGAGGATCTACAGGGTCTGCCATTTGTCGGAGCAGCCGGGAAGTTTCTGGACGAGATGCTAGAGATGATCGGCATGCAACGAAAGGACATTTACATTACCAATATCGTAAAGTACCGCCCGCCTAATAACCGGGACCCACTGCCCGAAGAAAAAGCCGTCTTCTTGCCGTACTTGCAAGCCCAGTTGGACATAATTCAGCCCAAGCTGGTGGCCACCCTTGGTCGCCATAGCATGAATTGTTTCCTACCGGACTTACAAATTAGCAAAGTCCATGGCCAGCCCAAACGACACAAGGGCAGGGTCTATTTGCCGCTGTTTCACCCAGCAGCAGCCTTATATAACGGAGGTATGCGCCAGACACTTATAGATGACTTTGCGCGCATCCCACTCATTTTAGACAAGATAAAAGCCTAA
- a CDS encoding ribonuclease J, which translates to MNKPTNQNKRGQGGAPARGRTRPLVGGAPVRSASRGAAIRAQKRTHDDAQRVISQYLEVPEKSEGKRPQRANFIDDNPRLKIIGLGGMDGGGSKNMVLVEYMNDAVIIDAGNDLGVDLPGINYGICDVSYVESIKHKLRGYIITHGHLDHIGGLPHIVPKLPAPIYGSRFSIGRVEEIFQNFGLPMPEGFNLETVIMNENTHERLKVGPFFVELVRVTHSIPGSTVVVLDTPVGRIVNTGDFRLDPNPLDHERTDIERLKQLGDEGVLALLSESTTTDRLGRTPSESTIEQSYVDIMDKAPGRIFVAIFSTNVNRVQMIVNAAVHHNKKIALDGRSMISTLEMAVRNGFIKIPKGTFVPISTVPNLKDQDVVVVCTGGQGEPSSALQRMASGDHKHVKLKEQDTVILSSTPIPESGNDALISAMVDNLMRKNVHVFQHITHELDGNGPLHVSGHASIDEYADMINMTKPKYFIPIYGSYYKKQRHIEIAIENNIPRKDCVNAENGDIVELSPDAIQITGKVPVGTVLVDQSGAIVSSVVIKDRLMLAEEGLVAIVLTIDKKTGNLLTSPDIISRGFIYMRDNEELMNAFRIELKRAVSQRFKRVDLDRFKLELKEHVTHFLFEYTQRSPIVIPVVNVIAGKGGNGGNGNGTAPAAAGTAPGKKQAPGTPPPPPAEPTPDEIAAEQQRRFEEMRARLLGQDARTD; encoded by the coding sequence ATGAACAAACCAACTAATCAGAATAAACGCGGCCAAGGCGGAGCCCCTGCACGGGGTCGCACCAGACCTTTGGTGGGTGGAGCACCCGTACGCAGCGCCAGCCGCGGTGCTGCTATCCGCGCCCAGAAACGTACCCATGACGATGCCCAACGGGTTATCAGCCAATACCTAGAAGTGCCTGAAAAATCAGAAGGCAAGCGCCCCCAGCGGGCCAACTTTATCGACGACAATCCCCGCCTCAAGATCATCGGACTCGGTGGCATGGACGGTGGTGGGTCAAAGAACATGGTCCTGGTCGAATACATGAACGACGCCGTAATTATCGACGCCGGAAACGACCTAGGGGTCGACCTGCCAGGTATCAACTACGGCATTTGCGATGTTAGCTATGTCGAATCTATCAAGCACAAGTTGCGCGGCTACATTATTACGCATGGCCACCTGGACCACATTGGTGGACTGCCGCACATTGTACCCAAGCTACCAGCACCTATTTATGGCTCACGCTTCTCCATTGGACGCGTAGAAGAAATCTTCCAGAACTTTGGGCTGCCTATGCCCGAAGGCTTCAACCTAGAGACCGTGATCATGAACGAAAACACGCACGAGCGACTCAAGGTCGGACCGTTCTTTGTGGAACTCGTACGCGTTACGCACTCCATACCTGGCAGCACCGTGGTGGTGCTCGATACTCCAGTAGGTCGCATCGTCAACACTGGTGACTTCCGTCTGGACCCTAATCCACTAGACCACGAGCGTACGGATATCGAACGGCTCAAGCAACTGGGCGACGAAGGTGTGCTGGCGCTGCTCAGCGAGAGCACCACTACCGACCGTCTGGGTCGCACGCCATCAGAGAGCACCATCGAACAGAGTTATGTAGACATCATGGACAAAGCCCCAGGACGTATCTTTGTGGCTATCTTTAGTACTAACGTCAACCGCGTGCAGATGATCGTGAATGCTGCCGTACACCACAACAAAAAGATCGCCCTAGATGGCCGCAGTATGATCAGTACCCTAGAAATGGCAGTGCGCAACGGCTTTATCAAGATTCCCAAAGGGACATTTGTGCCCATTTCTACCGTGCCCAATCTAAAAGACCAAGACGTCGTAGTAGTATGTACCGGTGGACAGGGCGAGCCCAGCAGTGCCTTGCAGCGCATGGCCAGTGGCGACCACAAGCACGTCAAACTAAAAGAGCAAGACACCGTTATCCTCAGTAGTACGCCTATCCCAGAGAGTGGCAACGACGCGCTTATTTCTGCCATGGTAGACAACCTGATGCGCAAGAATGTGCATGTTTTCCAGCACATCACCCACGAACTAGACGGCAACGGACCGCTGCACGTGTCTGGTCACGCTAGTATCGACGAATATGCTGACATGATTAATATGACCAAGCCCAAATATTTCATTCCGATTTATGGGTCTTACTATAAAAAACAGCGCCACATAGAAATCGCAATAGAGAACAACATCCCGCGCAAAGATTGCGTAAATGCCGAGAACGGCGACATAGTAGAACTGTCACCAGACGCCATCCAGATTACCGGTAAAGTACCAGTTGGTACTGTGTTGGTAGACCAGTCTGGTGCCATCGTTAGCAGCGTGGTTATCAAGGACCGCCTGATGTTGGCAGAAGAAGGCTTGGTAGCCATTGTTCTAACCATAGACAAAAAGACCGGCAACCTGCTTACTAGCCCAGATATCATCAGCCGTGGTTTCATATATATGCGCGATAACGAAGAGCTCATGAACGCTTTCCGTATAGAGCTGAAGCGGGCAGTCAGCCAGCGCTTTAAGCGAGTAGATCTGGACCGATTCAAGCTAGAGCTCAAAGAGCATGTCACCCATTTCTTGTTCGAGTACACCCAGCGCAGTCCAATTGTCATACCTGTTGTGAATGTCATCGCAGGCAAGGGCGGTAATGGCGGTAATGGTAATGGCACTGCTCCTGCTGCTGCAGGAACAGCTCCTGGTAAAAAACAGGCTCCCGGTACTCCTCCTCCGCCTCCAGCCGAACCAACCCCAGACGAGATTGCCGCCGAACAACAGCGCCGCTTCGAAGAAATGCGTGCCCGCCTCCTTGGCCAAGACGCCCGCACAGACTAG
- a CDS encoding methyltransferase domain-containing protein gives MQTKGELITGRQAKTYDYRGAVWNRIKARHLTLVNPQPGQRVLDVGCGTGRTLQLLSQKCDKGVQLYGLEPSPDMLERARAGLGKRAQIRQGFAQELPYPTAHFDFVISTQVLHHIPLVGKKEMLSEMHRILKPGGTLVLSDWGKPTTTLGKIIGLLWRNHAYVQANRNILTTGFLQTIDLNTHEIVQFGVVHHLVGKKQRE, from the coding sequence ATGCAGACAAAGGGTGAACTCATAACCGGGCGACAGGCAAAGACTTACGATTATCGCGGTGCAGTATGGAATCGCATCAAGGCAAGACATCTGACCTTGGTCAATCCTCAGCCTGGGCAGCGTGTCCTGGATGTGGGGTGCGGTACGGGCAGGACTCTGCAACTGCTGAGTCAAAAGTGTGACAAGGGCGTACAGCTCTACGGGCTTGAGCCGTCACCCGATATGCTTGAGCGAGCACGGGCAGGGCTCGGGAAACGGGCCCAGATTCGGCAGGGGTTTGCTCAAGAGTTGCCGTATCCCACTGCTCATTTTGATTTCGTTATAAGTACTCAGGTGCTACACCATATCCCTCTGGTAGGAAAAAAAGAAATGCTATCAGAAATGCACCGCATATTAAAACCGGGCGGCACGCTGGTATTGAGCGATTGGGGTAAGCCTACGACTACCTTGGGTAAAATCATAGGGCTCTTATGGCGTAACCATGCCTACGTACAAGCCAACAGAAATATCCTCACTACAGGCTTTCTCCAGACTATAGACCTCAATACGCACGAGATTGTGCAGTTCGGAGTAGTACACCACCTAGTGGGCAAAAAGCAGAGAGAGTAG
- a CDS encoding IS982 family transposase translates to MSALQKHHIVDLFVWVDECLPKHEPYPFGGRPSALRDSELLTILIWDGLNEPHKTLKAIHSWIRRDYGDYFPHLPKYQNFVAHCHRLLPAMIWLLQSLLRYDAALRFADSTMLEVSKNHRADHHKVARSVAAWGKNWQGWHYGFKLHASIDQNNNLTGICFTPANGYDAQHMEQLAKGATKVLVGDSHYGASPMRRRLWKKHGIIVIAPPHYKQRKKLMSGMQFLLLNMRSKIEATFDYLKEHMHLVSSFPRSVNGYAVHYLRTLLGYQMGRVS, encoded by the coding sequence ATGAGTGCTTTACAAAAACATCATATCGTCGATCTGTTTGTTTGGGTAGACGAATGTCTACCCAAACACGAGCCTTATCCGTTCGGTGGTCGTCCTTCGGCTCTCCGGGATAGTGAGCTGCTCACTATCCTCATCTGGGACGGCCTCAACGAACCGCACAAAACACTCAAGGCCATTCATTCCTGGATACGGCGGGATTATGGAGATTACTTTCCTCACCTGCCCAAGTACCAGAACTTTGTGGCTCACTGCCACCGGCTACTGCCAGCTATGATCTGGCTGTTGCAGTCCTTGCTGCGCTACGATGCGGCCCTGCGCTTTGCCGACAGCACCATGCTGGAAGTATCCAAGAACCACCGAGCCGACCACCACAAGGTTGCCCGAAGTGTGGCCGCCTGGGGCAAGAACTGGCAGGGCTGGCACTACGGCTTCAAGCTGCACGCCAGCATTGACCAGAACAACAACCTAACTGGTATCTGTTTCACCCCGGCCAATGGCTATGACGCTCAACACATGGAGCAACTGGCGAAAGGCGCGACCAAAGTCCTCGTTGGCGATAGCCACTACGGAGCCAGCCCGATGAGAAGGCGGCTCTGGAAGAAGCACGGCATTATTGTTATTGCACCGCCGCACTACAAACAGCGCAAGAAGCTCATGAGCGGAATGCAATTCCTACTCCTGAATATGCGGTCCAAGATTGAAGCGACCTTCGACTACCTCAAGGAGCACATGCACCTGGTTAGCTCGTTCCCGAGGAGCGTGAACGGCTACGCCGTTCACTACCTACGGACGCTGCTCGGTTACCAGATGGGGAGGGTTTCGTGA
- a CDS encoding DNA translocase FtsK 4TM domain-containing protein codes for MAKKRQTRKKKIEPEVAEKSPFLPLAGAILLFIAAFFLLLGGFGSGGPLPIGMFHGAYWALGWGAYLTPLALIFFGLWKFTSEGHRIPVQKLIGMVTLLIFLAAWLHVAFVTKHAAEAFVGGHGGAAGLGLGGLVLNALDKVPASILFLVLATLMFFLTFGISPKVLMNLLNIFKRPESDDTDLAELKARAADNGFKLNEGVPVEHHNARDRARMSSLKNTAAKLSPPEDHAALTAASDPNWQFPPMSLLNQKQDKADAGDVEGNAEAIKETFANFNIDVEMEGANIGPRVTQFTLKPPNGVKLTKMTALENNLALDLAAHSIRMEAPIPGKRAVGVEVPNVKSATVRISSLLQSNEWSSVDSPLGFVIGKDIAGQPVVGNLGKMPHLLVAGQTGSGKSVMINAILTSLLYRNSPSDLKLILVDPKQVELKPYDDIPHLLTPVITEPEKCISALKWTVAEMERRYKALSDVHRRNIVEYNALKKEEGMPYIVVVIDELADLMMMAARDVEALVVRIAQKARAVGIHLVLATQRPSVDVITGLIKANVPARIAFTTASQVDSRTIIDQMGAEKLLGMGDMLLLTADMPKPKRVQGALIDDNETLKVTDFIRQQRPPQYDEEIISQPVQLNGKGGIVADPSAGDDTNDPLYKDAVQAVIDGRKASTSLLQRRLRIGYGKAARFIETMEEQGIISSADGNRPREVLVTSLDEVFGGGAAAPIQALATDAVLDENFPEEA; via the coding sequence ATGGCTAAAAAAAGACAGACCAGAAAGAAAAAAATCGAACCAGAGGTAGCAGAGAAGTCTCCCTTTTTGCCGTTGGCCGGGGCTATCTTGTTATTCATCGCTGCTTTCTTCTTGCTGCTGGGTGGCTTTGGTAGTGGTGGTCCACTGCCTATTGGCATGTTCCACGGAGCCTACTGGGCACTGGGGTGGGGAGCCTACCTGACACCACTCGCACTTATATTCTTTGGACTTTGGAAGTTCACCAGCGAAGGCCACCGTATTCCAGTGCAGAAGCTTATCGGCATGGTGACGCTACTGATCTTTCTGGCCGCTTGGTTGCACGTAGCCTTTGTTACTAAGCATGCCGCCGAGGCATTTGTTGGTGGCCACGGCGGGGCCGCCGGACTTGGGCTGGGTGGTCTGGTACTGAACGCACTAGACAAGGTGCCAGCCTCTATCCTGTTCTTGGTGTTGGCAACTCTTATGTTTTTCCTGACCTTTGGCATCTCGCCCAAGGTGCTGATGAACTTGCTCAACATCTTTAAGCGTCCAGAATCTGATGACACTGACCTGGCTGAGCTGAAGGCTCGGGCCGCCGACAATGGCTTTAAACTGAACGAAGGGGTGCCGGTAGAACACCACAACGCTCGCGACCGAGCGCGCATGAGTAGCCTTAAGAATACTGCCGCCAAACTGTCCCCGCCCGAAGACCACGCTGCTCTGACGGCCGCCAGCGATCCAAACTGGCAGTTTCCACCTATGAGCTTGCTAAATCAAAAGCAGGACAAGGCCGACGCCGGCGACGTAGAAGGCAACGCCGAGGCTATCAAAGAAACCTTTGCCAACTTCAATATAGATGTCGAGATGGAAGGTGCCAATATTGGCCCGCGGGTAACCCAGTTCACTCTCAAGCCGCCTAATGGCGTCAAGCTGACCAAGATGACCGCCCTAGAGAACAACCTAGCTCTGGACTTGGCAGCACATTCTATCCGCATGGAAGCACCTATCCCCGGCAAACGTGCTGTGGGTGTAGAAGTGCCCAATGTTAAATCTGCCACTGTACGAATCAGCAGCCTGTTGCAATCCAACGAATGGAGCTCGGTGGATAGCCCCTTGGGCTTTGTGATCGGTAAGGATATCGCCGGTCAGCCTGTAGTGGGCAATTTGGGTAAGATGCCCCACTTATTGGTTGCTGGTCAGACGGGTTCCGGTAAGTCGGTCATGATCAACGCCATTCTGACGAGCTTGCTGTACCGCAACAGTCCCTCGGACCTCAAACTGATTCTGGTGGACCCCAAACAGGTAGAACTGAAGCCTTATGATGACATCCCACACTTGCTGACACCGGTCATAACTGAACCAGAAAAGTGCATCAGCGCCCTCAAGTGGACGGTGGCCGAGATGGAACGCCGCTACAAAGCCCTCAGCGATGTACACCGTCGCAATATCGTAGAATACAACGCACTCAAAAAAGAAGAGGGCATGCCTTACATTGTGGTGGTTATAGACGAATTAGCCGACCTTATGATGATGGCCGCCCGTGATGTCGAGGCTCTAGTAGTGCGTATTGCCCAGAAGGCTCGGGCCGTGGGCATCCACCTGGTGCTGGCCACGCAGCGTCCGTCTGTCGATGTTATCACCGGACTTATCAAGGCTAATGTACCAGCTCGTATCGCCTTTACCACAGCCAGCCAGGTAGATTCACGCACTATCATAGACCAAATGGGTGCCGAGAAGCTGCTGGGCATGGGTGACATGCTACTGCTGACTGCCGACATGCCCAAACCCAAGCGCGTTCAGGGTGCTCTGATAGACGACAACGAAACTCTGAAAGTTACTGACTTTATTCGCCAGCAGCGTCCACCACAGTACGACGAAGAGATCATCAGCCAACCCGTCCAGCTGAACGGCAAAGGTGGTATCGTGGCTGATCCGAGTGCTGGTGACGACACCAACGATCCCCTGTATAAAGACGCCGTCCAGGCTGTTATAGACGGTCGCAAAGCTAGTACCAGTCTGTTGCAGCGTCGCCTGCGCATAGGCTACGGCAAGGCTGCACGATTTATCGAAACCATGGAAGAGCAGGGTATTATCAGCTCCGCAGATGGCAATCGTCCCCGCGAAGTGCTGGTGACTTCACTAGACGAAGTCTTTGGCGGTGGTGCAGCGGCACCCATTCAGGCACTTGCTACAGATGCCGTCCTAGACGAAAACTTCCCCGAAGAGGCGTAA
- the rpsF gene encoding 30S ribosomal protein S6 produces the protein MAQYEIAVLYHPDLEVDLSKAEEKVNKIIADNGGKVTATDNWGKRKLAYAINKQEHAIYVFYTVEMPGEGVKKVESILNITDEVIRYLITKPDLKAIAKAEAAKAEKAKKAAERGDRGDDDESDKTEEE, from the coding sequence ATGGCACAGTATGAAATTGCTGTACTGTATCACCCCGACCTCGAAGTAGACCTGAGTAAGGCCGAGGAAAAGGTGAACAAGATTATCGCCGACAACGGTGGCAAGGTGACTGCTACTGATAACTGGGGCAAGCGCAAGCTGGCCTACGCTATCAATAAGCAGGAACACGCTATCTACGTGTTTTACACCGTAGAAATGCCGGGCGAAGGTGTCAAAAAGGTAGAAAGTATCCTCAACATTACTGATGAGGTTATCCGCTATCTGATCACCAAGCCTGATCTGAAGGCCATTGCCAAGGCAGAAGCCGCCAAGGCCGAAAAGGCCAAGAAGGCAGCCGAGCGCGGTGACCGCGGCGATGACGACGAGTCAGACAAAACGGAAGAAGAATAG
- a CDS encoding single-stranded DNA-binding protein, with protein MARSFNQVILMGNLTRDPELRQTPNGTSVTSFSLALNRSYKGSDGNWQEATDYIDVVAWGPLGERVSQYLTKGRPCLVNGRMQSRSWDDKETGAKRSKVEVVAQDVTFLGGPGGGDGGGGGNPGGAASNASGPARPSQPPKKDDVVIEDIGDEPINLDDIPF; from the coding sequence ATGGCACGTTCATTCAACCAAGTTATCTTGATGGGAAACCTAACCCGTGACCCAGAACTTCGGCAAACGCCGAACGGTACTAGCGTTACCAGCTTTAGCCTGGCACTCAACCGTAGCTACAAAGGCTCGGACGGCAATTGGCAAGAAGCTACCGACTACATAGACGTAGTGGCCTGGGGACCTTTAGGCGAACGCGTTTCGCAGTACCTGACCAAAGGTCGCCCATGCCTGGTCAACGGACGCATGCAGTCGCGCAGCTGGGACGACAAAGAAACTGGTGCCAAGCGCAGCAAGGTAGAAGTCGTTGCTCAGGATGTAACCTTCCTAGGTGGTCCTGGTGGCGGAGATGGCGGTGGCGGTGGTAATCCCGGTGGTGCAGCAAGCAACGCATCTGGCCCAGCCCGACCCAGCCAGCCACCCAAAAAAGATGACGTTGTCATAGAGGACATTGGCGACGAGCCAATAAACCTCGACGACATCCCATTTTAA
- the rpsR gene encoding 30S ribosomal protein S18, which yields MAKIFKHRTDVAYFDYKDFKTLQRYVNQFGQIESRKKTGLKEHEQRRLSVAIKRARHIALLPFVASS from the coding sequence ATGGCTAAGATTTTTAAGCACCGGACAGACGTAGCTTATTTTGACTACAAAGACTTCAAGACTTTGCAGCGCTACGTGAATCAGTTTGGTCAGATCGAGTCTCGCAAAAAGACTGGTCTGAAAGAGCACGAACAGCGTCGCCTAAGCGTCGCCATTAAGCGTGCCCGCCACATTGCTTTGCTGCCATTTGTAGCAAGCAGCTAA
- the efp gene encoding elongation factor P, producing the protein MALGVTDLKKGQVFQLDGTPYRVVEYAQKVMGRGGSIVNVKIKSLIDGKVLDKTFKGNEGIEAADITNKNVQYLYNDGSNFFFMDEATYEQFELPAADMEGQGGFMKEGDKVQAQLFDGRVINIELPKNVPLKVTYAEDVVKGDTTSSVLKEATVETGITVKVPAFVKVGDLISVDTSTGAYRERVKD; encoded by the coding sequence ATGGCTTTAGGAGTAACAGACCTCAAAAAAGGGCAAGTGTTTCAGCTGGACGGCACGCCGTACCGGGTGGTTGAGTATGCCCAAAAGGTGATGGGACGCGGCGGGTCTATTGTGAACGTAAAGATCAAAAGTCTTATCGATGGCAAAGTGCTGGACAAGACCTTCAAGGGCAACGAAGGCATAGAGGCGGCCGATATCACCAATAAGAATGTGCAGTATTTGTACAACGACGGTAGCAACTTTTTCTTCATGGACGAAGCCACATACGAACAGTTTGAACTGCCGGCAGCCGATATGGAGGGCCAAGGCGGCTTTATGAAAGAAGGCGACAAGGTGCAGGCTCAGCTGTTCGACGGCCGGGTCATAAACATCGAGCTGCCCAAGAACGTACCACTCAAGGTGACGTATGCTGAGGACGTGGTCAAGGGCGACACTACCAGCAGTGTGCTCAAGGAGGCTACGGTAGAGACGGGTATTACCGTAAAAGTGCCGGCGTTTGTAAAAGTGGGCGATCTTATCAGTGTAGACACTAGCACAGGAGCCTATCGTGAGAGAGTTAAAGACTAA